The following nucleotide sequence is from Halogeometricum borinquense DSM 11551.
CCGCCAACGCCATCGTCTCGGTCGGAGACGAAACGGACGCGGATCTCATCGTCGTCGGCGGTCGGAAGCGGTCGCCCGCCGGAAAAGCCCTGTTCGGGAGCGTCACGCAGTCTGTGATTCTCGGGGCGACCCGACCCGTGATGGTCACCGGCGTCGAAGACTAGGGAATTCGTCGTACGTTGCACGGTTGTGTCTGCAAGTTCGGCGAGCGGCGACAGTTCTGTCTGGTTCCGTATTTCGTTTTCACGGACTCGTTCCGTCGGTTCTCCCATCGTCTCTCGATTTTACCTCAGAGTCGAGTCTGCAAGCCAGTTCAGGCCAGTTTTATTGACGCAACCACGAACATGAAGTAGTGTGGAAGTATAACACACACCATGGATCTTCGAGACGCGACAACTTCGGATATCAGACAAATTCGGACCGTCGCAAACGAGTCGATGAAAGCGTCCTACAGACACGCCATCGACGAGGAGACTATCGAGGAAGCCGTTGAGGGATGGTACGGCGACGACACGCTTTCGGAGTGGCTTACCGACGACGCTGTCGAATTCATCGTTGCCGTAGACGACGGCGACGTAGTCGGATTCGTCCAGTCGTACGTCTCGGAGGGACGCGAGACAGTTGGCGAGATCGATTGGCTCCACGTGATTCCGGACCACCGCGGCGAGGGAATCGGGTCGCAACTGCTCAAGCGCGCCGAGCAAGAACTGACCACCCGTGGCGTTGACCGTATCGAGGGGAGCGTGCTGGCGGACAACGAGGCTGGGGCGGACTTCTACGCCGAACAGGGCTTCGAGCGAACTGACGACCGGCGAATCGAAATCGGCGAGGAATCGTTCGAAGAACAGACGTACACGCAACGACTCGACGACGAAGGCGAACGCATCATCACCGAAGAGCGGACACTGGATGACGGGAGAACGGTGTACATCGCGTACGACGACGCCGTTCGCGGATCGAAAGCACCCTTTTATGCGGTGTACATGAATCCGGAGGAAAATGAGCGCTACGGGTGGATGTGCGGCGAGGACCAGAGCTTCGATATCGCCATGGATACGATGGATCGAATCGAGTGTAACTCCTGCGGGAACAAGCGCAAGGCGGCCCGGTGGGACGCCGCGTATCTCTAACCCTGTCCGACCATCCGGTCTTCGTCCTCCCACTCTTTCTCGCGTAGTTCGTACTTCTGAATCTTCCCGGTGGCCGTCTTCGGCAGTTCGGTGACGAACTCGATCTCCTTGGGCACTTTGTACGTCGCAATGCGCTCTCGTGTGTACGCGATAAGGTCGTCGGCCGTCACGCCGGGGTCGTCGGCGTCGCCGTGCGCCGGGACGACGAACGCCTTCGGCGACTCGCCCCACTCCTCGGAGGGCATGGGAATGACAGCAACGTCACCGACGGCGTCGTGGTCGAACAGCGTGTCCTCCAGTTCAATACTGGAGATGTTCTCCCCACCGGAAATGATGATGTCCTTCTTGCGGTCTTGGATAGTGATAAAGCCGTTTTCGTCCACGACGGCGAGGTCGCCCATATGATAGTAGCCCTCCAGACGGTCCGTGAACGCTTCGTCCGTCGCCTCGGGCTTGTTCCAGTAGCGGTCCATCACCTGATTGCCGCGGACGACGATTTCACCGACCGTCTGCCCGTCGCGTGCGACATCTTCGCCATCCTCGTCAACGACGCGGACATCGGTGCCGAGGTAGCCGATTCCTTGCTGTTTTTTCACCGCGAACCGGTCGTCGCTGTCGTCGTCGAAGAAGCGCCGAGCGTCGGACGTTGTGATGAGCGGTCCAGTTTCCGTCGCGCCGTAGACGTGCATGAGATACCAGCCGAACTCGTCTTCGACCGTCCGAATAGTTGCCTCGGGTGGTGCCGCACCCGCAGTGGCCGCGCGAACGGGCACGTCGCCCGTCGTCTCGACCCCGCCTTGCTTGTCGTAGTAGTCCATCAGCATGTTCAACACGGTCGGCGCGGCGCACATGTACGAGACGTGCTCTTCGCGCACGGTGTCGAATATCCATTCGGCGTCCACGCCGCGTGTACAGACGTGCTTTGCGCCGTTCCCCGTCACGGCGTAGATGTGGCCCCATCCGTTGACGTGGAACATCGGGAGCGTCCACAGATACACGTCGTCGTCGGAGATGTGCTGGTGGGACGTGATGAGGTAGGCATGAAGCGTCTCCGTTCGGTGTGTCCGGCAGACGCCCTTCGGGTCGCCTGTCGTTCCCGACGTGTAGTTGATAGTGATGAGTTCGTCTTCGGTCATCTCCGGGCGGTCGTAATCGGTCGATTCAGCGATGAGTTCGTCGAACGAGAGCCAGTCTCCATCGACCTGCGCTGTGTCGTTGGTGACAAACGTCTCAGTCGGTACGTCGTCGCGTATCGCCTCAATCTTCTCGGCGTATTCGTAGTCGGCGTACACCGCTTTCACGTCGGCGTCGGTCAGGATGTACTCGTAATCGGCGGGGACGAGGCGGTAGTTCAACGGAGTGTGAACCGCGCCGAGTTGCATCGTCCCGTACGCCGCTTCGAGATGGTAGTGGGTGTTCGGGTCCAACACCGCCACTCGGTCCCCTTTTTCGATGCCGTGAGCGGCGAGAGCCGCCGAAAATCCGTCCGCTCGCTCCCCGAGTTCCTCGTACGTGTATCGGTCGCCGGTCGTCGCAACAACCGCCTCTTTGTCGCCATAGTATTGCCGTGCTCGGTCCAAAAAGTCCGTGACGAGCAGTGGTTTCTCCATCGTGTATTTACTTCACTAACGTCAATGATAAATTCGTGGGTCAGCGCAAACGTTCCCCACCGCTCTGGACAGCTATTACGGATATGGAGTAGAACTGTTTACTCTAAACAGGAGTATATTCCAACATATTAAACGGAAGAAAGTAACTTTAGGACGTACGTCTAACAGTAATCCATGCCACTCTCAGAATATACCGGGCAATCGCCGCTGGGGAACGAGGACGCCACGGTGGTTCGTGTCGTCCCGCATCGACTGTGGCAACCCGGACAGACGCGGACAGAAGCGTGTACGAACTGCGGTGAGGAACTAGTCCTTTCGGAAGAACACCTTCTCGTTGTCCTCGAAGAAAGAGGAACGCGGACGCGACGCTACTTCAGTGAGGAGTCGTGCATCCGGGCATGGTTGGGCGAAGAAAAACAGGACTGATGGAAACGGTGTTGCAACCGGGACGACCGCTCCGTCAGTAGGCCATCCAGCGGTGAGGCGGCGGGCGATGCGATGTCAGTCGTTTTGGACCTTCGATTGAATCTCGGTGACGATTTCGGGATTTCGGAGGGTCGTGGTGTCGCCGAGTTCCTCGTCGTTCGCAATCTCTTCGAGCAGCCGGCGCATTATCTTGCCGGAGCGCGTCTTCGGCAGTTCAGGTGTGAAGACGACCTGTTCGGGTCGAGCGATAGGACCGATAGCGTCCTCGACCCCGGCGACGATTTTGTCGCGCATCTCGTCGGTTCCCTCGTAGCCGTCTTCGAGGATGACGTACGCGTAGACGGCTTCACCTTTCACCTCGTGGTCACCGCCGACGACTGCTGCCTCCGCGACGCCCTCGACGCCGACGATGGCCGATTCGATCTCCATCGTTCCGAGGCGGTGCCCGGAGACGTTTAGCACGTCGTCCACACGGCCGAGGATGGTGATGTAGCCGTCCTCGTCTATCTTCGCACCGTCCTCGGGGAAGTACACCCACTCGTCGGCGTCGGGGTCGGAGTACTCCTCCCAGTACTCGGAAATGAACCGCTCGTCGTTGTTGTACAGCGTGCGGAGCATCCCCGGCCACGGTTTGTTCACCGTGAGGTAGCCCGCCCGCCCGGCTTCGACTTCCTCGCCGCCGGGGTCTACGACACGGGCGTCGATACCGGGGAGGGGCGGCCCGGCGGATCCGGGCTTCATCGTCCCGATACCGGGGAGCGTCGTGACCATCATCCCGCCAGTCTCGGTCTGCCACCACGTGTCCACAACGGGACACTCCTCGTTACCGATGTGTTTGTAGTACCACTTCCATGCGCGCGGGTTGATCGGTTCACCCACCGTACCGAGAAGGCGGAGCGACGACAGGTCGCGGCGTTCGGGGAACTCTGTGCCCCATTTCATGAATGCACGAATTGCCGTCGGCGCGGTGTAGAACACGTCAACTGCGTACTTCTCGACGAGTTCCCACAGTCGGTCCCGTTCGGGGAAGTCAGGCGTTCCCTCGTACATCACCGTCGTTGTCCCCAGCGAGAGCGGGCCGTAGACGATATAGGAGTGTCCGGTAATCCAGCCGATGTCTGCCGAACACCAGTAGGTGTCCTCGGGCTTGATGTCGAGGACGGCGTGTGATGTCCACGACGTGTACGCGAGATAGCCACCGGTGGTGTGTTTCACTCCTTTGGGTTCGCCCGTCGTCCCCGAGGTGTACATGAGGAACAGCATATCCTCGGCGTCTCGCGCCACGGGTTCGACGCGTTCTCCGTCGTGTGTGTCCAGCAGGTCGTCCCAATCGTGCTGGTTGCCCTTCAAATCGTGGCCGAAGCCGTCGTCTCCGAGCCTATCGACGACGACGGTGGCATCGACGCCGTGATCTACGCCACCGAGACCATCATTTGCTTTCTCAAGATGGTCAAGGGCGTCGCCGCGACGGTAGTAGCCGTCACAGGTCACGAGGAAGCGCGACTCCGCGGAGTTCATCCGCGTGGCGAGTGCGTCGGCGGAGAACCCGGCGAACACGACCGAGTGGGGCGCGCCGATTCGGGCGCACGCGAGCATCGCAATGGGCAGTTCCGGCACCATCGGCATGTACATCGTCACCACGTCGTCTTCCTCGACCCCCAAATCGAGAAGCGCCGCGGCGAACTCGTTTACCTCACGGTAGAGATCCTGATAGGTGTACGTCCGCGTCTCACCATGCTCGCCTTCCCACTTGATGGCGACGCGATTTTTGTCACCGTTCTCGACGTGTCTATCAACGCAGTTATACGACGCGTTCAGCGTTCCGTT
It contains:
- a CDS encoding GNAT family N-acetyltransferase; the encoded protein is MDLRDATTSDIRQIRTVANESMKASYRHAIDEETIEEAVEGWYGDDTLSEWLTDDAVEFIVAVDDGDVVGFVQSYVSEGRETVGEIDWLHVIPDHRGEGIGSQLLKRAEQELTTRGVDRIEGSVLADNEAGADFYAEQGFERTDDRRIEIGEESFEEQTYTQRLDDEGERIITEERTLDDGRTVYIAYDDAVRGSKAPFYAVYMNPEENERYGWMCGEDQSFDIAMDTMDRIECNSCGNKRKAARWDAAYL
- a CDS encoding long-chain-fatty-acid--CoA ligase codes for the protein MEKPLLVTDFLDRARQYYGDKEAVVATTGDRYTYEELGERADGFSAALAAHGIEKGDRVAVLDPNTHYHLEAAYGTMQLGAVHTPLNYRLVPADYEYILTDADVKAVYADYEYAEKIEAIRDDVPTETFVTNDTAQVDGDWLSFDELIAESTDYDRPEMTEDELITINYTSGTTGDPKGVCRTHRTETLHAYLITSHQHISDDDVYLWTLPMFHVNGWGHIYAVTGNGAKHVCTRGVDAEWIFDTVREEHVSYMCAAPTVLNMLMDYYDKQGGVETTGDVPVRAATAGAAPPEATIRTVEDEFGWYLMHVYGATETGPLITTSDARRFFDDDSDDRFAVKKQQGIGYLGTDVRVVDEDGEDVARDGQTVGEIVVRGNQVMDRYWNKPEATDEAFTDRLEGYYHMGDLAVVDENGFITIQDRKKDIIISGGENISSIELEDTLFDHDAVGDVAVIPMPSEEWGESPKAFVVPAHGDADDPGVTADDLIAYTRERIATYKVPKEIEFVTELPKTATGKIQKYELREKEWEDEDRMVGQG
- a CDS encoding DUF7576 family protein, which codes for MPLSEYTGQSPLGNEDATVVRVVPHRLWQPGQTRTEACTNCGEELVLSEEHLLVVLEERGTRTRRYFSEESCIRAWLGEEKQD
- the acs gene encoding acetate--CoA ligase; this translates as MSDGDGELEARLVEQEEFEPSDEFVEQANVSDPAIYDEFEEDWPHSWERAAEMLDWFEDYDEVLDDSEEPFYEWFVNGTLNASYNCVDRHVENGDKNRVAIKWEGEHGETRTYTYQDLYREVNEFAAALLDLGVEEDDVVTMYMPMVPELPIAMLACARIGAPHSVVFAGFSADALATRMNSAESRFLVTCDGYYRRGDALDHLEKANDGLGGVDHGVDATVVVDRLGDDGFGHDLKGNQHDWDDLLDTHDGERVEPVARDAEDMLFLMYTSGTTGEPKGVKHTTGGYLAYTSWTSHAVLDIKPEDTYWCSADIGWITGHSYIVYGPLSLGTTTVMYEGTPDFPERDRLWELVEKYAVDVFYTAPTAIRAFMKWGTEFPERRDLSSLRLLGTVGEPINPRAWKWYYKHIGNEECPVVDTWWQTETGGMMVTTLPGIGTMKPGSAGPPLPGIDARVVDPGGEEVEAGRAGYLTVNKPWPGMLRTLYNNDERFISEYWEEYSDPDADEWVYFPEDGAKIDEDGYITILGRVDDVLNVSGHRLGTMEIESAIVGVEGVAEAAVVGGDHEVKGEAVYAYVILEDGYEGTDEMRDKIVAGVEDAIGPIARPEQVVFTPELPKTRSGKIMRRLLEEIANDEELGDTTTLRNPEIVTEIQSKVQND